GAGGAGCTCTGCTGCTGCGCAGATGTTTTGTGTCTAGTAAGCTAGGTGCAATATTTGTTTGTGTGTGCGGCCGTGAGGGTGCGTCTTGGAGACCACAAGAGATTTTATTTTCTCCACTGGATTGCTCTCTCTGGACAGtcaaggaagagagagagagagagagagaggggggggggtggaggAGGAAGAGAGACCAAAAGCCAACCAACCTTGTTGCATGCGTCAAGGGCTAATCGAGAGGACAAAGGAGCAGGGGGGGGGCAAGGACTCAGCCTTTGCAGCTTCCACCATTGCAGTGAGGTGACTAGCGGGCTCGCTAGGCCATGCTAGCCGGCCGCTGCAATGTGGCGATAAAAGAAAACAAGAGAGAGGAAAGATGAGAAGGAGCACTTATGGACGAGGCttagaggagagagagagaaagagcagAGACAGAGAATTTTGTAGGAGGATTCTAAGAGAAATAGTAGCGTCTGGTGCTTGCTTTGCTTTGCTTGCACTATCAGGAATCCAAGTTTCCTTCAGAGAGAGATGGGAGAGGCAGTGGCCTGTcagaggggagagagaggatgCCCAGCCCAAACTTGATATTTTTGTTTTTGAGATCCAAAAGAATGATATTTCTGTTGTCCCTTCTCTCTCTGATTTTATTTTGTCAGAGAGAGGAGAGTTAAAGAGATCTCCAATGGAAAAGGCACTCAGTTAATGCTCTCTCATGGGCACCATGTTTTCACAAAAACCTTGTGCTCAGTATTTATTTGTCATGCATGATAGAGGGGCCTATTCATGATGGACAGTCTTTGCCTGCTGATCACAAGCCATAACTACGGTGCCCAATTTTTATTTAGTTTTCTAAACTGAATATATTTTGAAGCATAACTTAGCCAACACATAAGCCATGTAATTGTCCTAATGAAGTATCACAGCACCACCTAAATCACAGATTAGCATCAACTATAGAAATCAAATGATGACGATAATAGTACAAAAAAAAACAAGCATGATAAGATCAAACACAATCTGTTTAAATATTTTACATAGTGATTTATAAATTTTTAATTTACTTACGTAATAGTATGAGTCCTCAAAACAGGCAGAAGACTCCATTTGCCCATACCTTTCCGTTTCTCGTGATGTTAACAGGACCAAAAACACGGCAGTCAGCACAAAGAACAAACGCGCATACCGACAAACTGATCTTTGGTGGTCTGAAGAACGCCACGCAATTAGTTTAAGCAAGATATAGGCGCGTCTCCATACCCTAACAGCTATTAGTGCAATCACCAAACAATTTGCTACAGAGCATAGTCAGTAGTACAAAAAAAAATGCTTAAGGCACCCATGACCCCAAAATGACCACAGTGTTAGCAGCACGCAGCATCTTATCAGCCATCAGATTGTAGGAGGAGAGCATAGTGGGTTTGTCTGTATCACACAGAAGTGCATCATTGTGCCCTAAGAGTTGACCATACCACCGTGTCCTAATGGTACCCCACAATGACCACACCACTAACCAATCATCTCATGCCTCCTTGAAATGTGCAACGACAGCAGCAGGATTGCAATGTGCAGGCCCTCAAGGGTCAAAATGGCATGTGGCAGCATAAAGTAGTGATGCTAGCAACCAATAAAATAAACCCAGGTTAGCAGACAGCAGGGTTAGTTTGACACCTTTTGTTTTAGTCAGAGCCCCTGACTAGATTAGTTAGATGATGATTACATCCTAATCAAGACAAAGCCCACAGTCTTTTTTTGAAGGGAGGAAATCAGTTCAGTTTAAATATGTTGCTAGTATGGTCATAGAAGAGTACAAGATGTCATCCCAAAGATTCTCATAATTGCCCAGTGGCATGATTTGAGTTAGCACCTACTGCATCACCTTGGGGTGTGCAAAGGCATGCATTACTCAGGCCCACTAAACCCAAAGCTTTGGATCCTGCAACTTTTATCTCTCTACCAGCTGCCTGAATGAAATGTTGCTGGGGGTGTGCATGCCTACTCCTATGCCTAGTCCCTAGCGGATGGGTGAGTGCTCTTGTCCTTCACTGCACAAACATTCCCCTGCCTGCCTAGAAAGAAAAGTTAAAATTGCCAAGTCTTTCTTTAACAGCACAAAGCTTCAGTTTAGGGCACATGATGGAATCCGTTGGGATTAGATAATCACCTTGCATGGGAATTAGATTCCCCTTTCCACGTGGGGGAGGGGGAACGGTCCTAATCACTTCTTTTGGTGGTGAATATTATAAAGTGCTGCCTAAGCAATGCAAGTGCACACAGAATGATCTTTAGGGTACTACATACAAGACACCCGACTTTTTCTTTCTATCAACTGAATGTCCCCCAATATCACAAGGAATGTTCATTCTTTCCTCCATGAGATCTTTAGAACAATATAAGGCTGGATGATCCAGGAATATCTCTCCACGGAGAAAAGAGATTAAAGGTGCATATATGCATCCTTAGCTTTCTCTGAATTTATTTTgttctcctttttttttgccTTTGCTTTTCTTTCCCTGTTCATGTAAGGTTGGTTCATTCAAAGCCTAGACAGGGTGAGCTCCCCTATTGCAGTTATGCGTATTTTTGCTTCGCCTTTTGGTTTTCTGGCGCCTGCCTTGCACATCACTATCACTTTATTCTTCAATATCTTGCTGCTTTATTCTACTTAAGCCTCATTCCAGCTACCTTTGTTGACCTTCTGTGtatttttgttttgtttgataatttttttatttttctgtgCCTATGCCTGTTGTGGGCTTTTTTTTTAATATTGCTGAGAGGTGTCAGCAACATGTTATTAGGCCTATATATGTTGATATTTGAGAATATGTCAAATATACTTTTACATTTACTCTATCTTTATGTGAtttatgcatcataacacaccAAGTCTTAAATGGATGTTCTTTCTAGATGTAAACTCTTATGTTTCTCTAAATTAAGGATTGGTTCTATAAGAGTATATTAGTGGCAAACATATACTAGCACTGGTTCTATAGAATTTCTGAATCTGCTCGGATTTATGTCAGGTTGGGCTTGGGCTCAGATTAGACTATGACTAGGACTGGTAGGCAATATTGGGCTGGGCTGCTGTAGCACTGCGCTAAATGATTTATGAGGAAATGAATACTCCTTTATTTCAATGATGTAAATAGCAATACGTCATTTCAACGTATAGTGACACGGCTGATGCAGCCTCAGTGATGTAATCTCAGCATGTCATTTGTTTGGTGCCTTTTTCTCTATATGAATTGTGGGCTGAGAGATTTAACACTAGTAATGGCGTTTGACCCCCTCTAAAACCGCTCCGCGTTCTACTGATTGTGTCCGTATGAGAGATGGAAAAAAAGTAGACACAGAAAAATACTTAACTAGACTAGAATTAAAGCAatccaagaaaaaaaaaagggcaTCTTAAAAAGCTGCAGCGTGTTAGCTCGTGTTTGGACATCTTTTGTTAAAACATCGTTGGAAAGAGGAGTAAAATGGGGAGATTTATTCACGCATGCTCTAACAGTGGACCACTGGCTGAGTTATCCAACCTAACCTGGATATGCATGAAAGCTCAGCCTCAGGATTCGATGTTTGGTTGATGTAGCCCCCAAATTCAATGGATCACAGGATTGTCTTGGCTTTGCATATTCAATGCCATTAAATGAGCTAGTATGTTTCTGAGTGAGGGTTAGCAGTTGGCGTGAAGATCAGTGaagaggggggcgcgggggatGCAATTTAGTCCTTCTTTGAATTTTTTTTTACCTTTGGACCCCTAGCAGAAAGCTTTGAAGAAATGGACCCCGATATGGCACCAAAAGTCACGGCGCCGATACGGATCCAAATATAAAAATCTTTccaaaaaattgcaaaaaaaaaTAGGCGGTTGTACAGTTCACTAGTGCATTGCTTGAAGTTCTTAACTTTAGCTGATCGAGGTGTTGGATGCACACTTCAAAAGAAATTATATATCCTTGCAAAATGATTATACTGAAAGATACGTACTTGTTGATGCAGATATACTAATTTGCAAAGTGTTCTCTTCTATTACATCTAATAATTAGTTAAAAATGTGGTGGTCTTCATGCTAGTAGAAAATACTTAAGAAAAATGTCATTGAAAACTACATTGATTTCTAGAGACCAAGAATCTATTTACATTTTTAATAGCAGAGTATAAAATCCTTCTTTCAAGAAAAAGTTCCCCTTACCCTTCATTTTGTGTATGAAATGTTTCCTCCATTCTTATGATGCGAATTGTTTTATAAAATACACGCAGACTAAAGTTCCTATAAAATTCTGGAGTTATAAACAGTCCTAATTAAATCTTTTAGGATGTGGACTTTTTTGGATTCTAAAAATTGAGTTGATGACTGGAATAGAGGAATTAATACTGACATTAAAAATAATATATCTTTTTTGCGAGCTGGAGATAGAGTTTCTTGTAGGTCTGACTCAATTATTTAATACATTTGGTGCCTAATATATGTGAACAACTGTGAATGGTGtgttttaaatttttttaataAAGACTTTTAATTTATTTTGGGTATTGGCGCGCGCGTGTATTCCCCTTTTACTCAGGAATAAAAATGATGAGTTATTGGAGATAACTACAGAGGCACCACTCGCCCCCCTACCCTAGAAATTCTAGGATGTCAAACAATGGTCACAGATGTAACCTGCTCCCACTTTCAGGAATATTATTTTACATATATATGAGCTCACGTATATATAGTGAGTATTAGCACCTAAGAGCACACAAATTTTTTATCGAGTATTATTCAGATTTACAGAGTGATTTAGGAAACAATATTACAAGAAAATGATACGATGAGATTATTAAGTCAATGAATATCAAAATAACAGGCCAATACTAGAAGGATAACTCATACATCATTAAATAATCAAGAATTTCAGAAACAAGTGGTCCAAAAGAATGCTGTGGTTGTTACCTTCAAACTTTGAATTGAGGTTTACTACGACAGCAAAGCTCCACCACGTTCCGTCCTCCTAAAAAGATACCATGACAATCTTGATCGATAAGACTATGAAACAAAAGTCTCTTTGCAACAATAGAAACTTAGGATGATCAAAATTGCACTCACACTGCTTGAAACTAACAGGGTCAGAGGTAGAGACATAAGCGAGAACAAGCCGTGCTTATATAGTGTTCTGGCTAATGGGTGCAATTTATTGATTCCAAGATCTCGGCAAAAAAAAGCCAAATTACCGGGACTAGGATGAGGAAAATAGGGGGAGCGAGTCCACTTGACACCCTTTTCTACGTCATGGACTGACACGCTGCTACCTAGTCCCACACATGAATGACAGATGGTGGTCAAATGACATGCATGATACGACTCTATACCATTTGTCAAGGTCTAATAAGGCTAGTCTCAGTGAACAGTTTTATACCATAGTTACCAAGACTGAGAACTAGATAATTGTGCCGGCTGAGTTTCATAGAGCTCTCTCATCCCAATAAACTCCCTCCTTCTCTCTCCTAGCCATGTCAGCAAAATTGATGACGTAGCATAGAATTTAATGCTATGAAATTCTTCATGAAACTCCCATTGGGACTGGTCTAAGAAACCGTCACTAGAATTAATTATGAACCATATTAAAATTAATTATGAACCATATTTAGAGAATCCATTTTATACATATGTCATTAGAAAAAGATTGAATTCACAACATCCCCATTCTACAAGGGCCTACACATGCATAGATACAAGTGTCACCTTAATAGCGGCATGGTTTACACTTGTTAACTTAGTGGGTACACGTGTGTATAAAATATGGTTGACTAATAGACAACTGAATTTGGCATATTCACTTTAACTTAACCATAGAACCGAGCATTATTACTCCCACTAGTGGTGGTTGAGTGTGATTCATGCTGGTCAACACAAGTTATTCAGACGTCATGGGGGATGGTTCTTGTCATTTAAAATTTTTACAGATTACTCAAGATATAGGGTTAACATAAACACAAAATGTGTTGGGTAACTCAACTTGCCAATGTTGAGTATactcatatgcaccatttcatcAGAAAATCAGTGGAACCCACGCGAAACATTTTAGATAATAAAATTCTTAAAAATTAAATATACTGTTTTAAAAACACTATATTAGTTTCGCCACTGCAATGTGCGCCAAGTCAGTTCTTCTTCTTTTGGATGTGTATGCTATGTCTTCTATGAAGTAAATTcagctaaaaatatatttaaCACAAAAGAGCTTATATCAgtttttctataaattaaacGTATATACTACAACCAGTTATGATGAGAATATATTGTTTTCATTATATAATTTAAATAAACTATAAAATGCAATGGAACGATGGAGCCAAGATTAGTTTTGATtagttatatttttagaaaaatgttggtactagtttcatatttttctgatttaaaatgaagtagttttgattttttagatctaattcaattttttttactttttaAATAAAAATACAAGAACACCTTCGAAACCACTCTAGGGGTCAAATTTGTCCAGTTTTGTAGATGAACGTTGAAAATCGGACTTCTGCGATAATTCGAAGGTGTAAACCGGACTTTTCCCTTTCCTAAACAACCAAAGTTATTATCTGGCAATAACTGACAAGGTGTAAAATGAGTGGCCTAATGTGAGAGTGCAATAACTTCTGGAATTACTCTAGTTGCCAAGAGATATAACCACTATATAACATCCTCCTGTTTCTTCCCTCCAATGTATATGTAGGTACACCTTATTCAGAATTAGGAACAAAGGATTCACACGTGCACATTTGCACAGTCTGCTTACATGTGCGCGCTATTTTTTTATCACTGTACATTCTGTCTACGTCAACCTCTGGGGAACCACATTTTTTGTTGGTACAAATATAGCTCTTGTCATATTTTATTACATCATAAGTATGAGTCAGAATTAACAAAAAAATATGGACTCTAGACATAGTCACTCCATTCTGTATCATATGATGTCTAAGCTTAAGTTAATCGGTCCAAAGTTAAGAACTAATTCGTTTGTTATAAACGTCATATATCTGAGAACGGAAATAGTAACCATTTCAAGGTAAAGTATAACCTTTgctttgattttttttattctGATTTGTAATTTGGACATCCTCGTGGGTCGACCTGTTGAACTTGGTTTACGTCGCCACTAGAACTACAAGCTCTACTTGGCTGCAGCCTGAACGAGGAAAAGCAAGGCCGACCACTAATGCTACATGTCTACATACAAGTATTTACAGAATCCTACAAATTAACAAGCTGATGAGTAAACCTAGCTGACCTGCTGGTGAACCAACCTCTAGTTTGTCATCTCATCACCGGCTGCTGGTCCACACCATTCAGGGATCAGGCCCTGGCATGGTCGCATGGCCGGAGCAGGGCAGCAGGATAATTTGGATGAACCTCCATTACTAGCGTCAGCCGTGGCACATGCGTTCGTCATGCGTAACTGACACTCGAATCAGTCTGGTAGCTAAGCCCGGATGGCCAGACACGTACGTGCTCAGCAGGGCCACATGCAAAGAGCAGTGATCTGGCTGGATGATTTCATCACCGTTCAGATTCTTTCGATTACGGGCCATCATGCAACCTTTGATCATCGtcgtcttcctcttcagctACTCTGCTCTGCAAGCCTTGCTAAATCTCGGGAAATGTTGTGTACACCGCCACCTTACTCTACTCCATCCCCCTTGCTGAACCTTATTGGGTCAGCCCTTATTTACTAGGCTTTCTCTAGCAGATTGCAGACTACACAGCTCGGCCCAAGAAGAATCATCCCACTACTTGTTCATCGATGTTCAGTTTTTGACCGTCTTGTTTTTGCTGCTTTATACTCCATGCTACTGATGCGGGAAGAATATGCTTTATTCATCACAATGACAATGTTATCGTTGATCGGTAAAATAATCAAATTGATCCGATGCTATGGCCAACCACGAAAAATCCCTTATTGTACGCATCCATTTGCGGCCCAAACCAAACCGTGTACAGGAAACCCTTGAATGCATAGAGGATAAGAGCAAAGGGTCATGGCACATTGTCCATCTCATCAAGCATACAAAATAATGCAGTGTCAAGCGAGCCGGAGAATCTCATATATGTGGCATTTCAGTTGATCTGACTCGAATAATCCAATCTACGTGGCACATCGTTCCACGGAGCAAAGCAAAGGAAAACAGCATAAACCAAAAAGGTTAAGAGGAACAGTAGGCACAAAACACAGCAAGTTCAACGAATCACCTCTAGACAATGATTGATTGTTTTTTTAACTCTTCAGGAACCTTTAGGAACCTCAAGACAAAAGTGACAGCATGGGCCATTCACCAAGTCAACCAGTGAAATCCGAAATGAAGAACGTCAAAATTAAATGCACAACACCTACAAATTATTGTACAAACGGTGAGCACCCATGGGGCACACGAGCAGCTGCCTCTTCCCTCTCATCCTCAATCCAGCTTCTCCAGTTCACCCATTCGCTCAATTATCGCCTGCAAAAGTGAAAGGGGTATTAATTATCATTAATTCAATATCTATGCTTTAACACGAAAGCCAACACTTGGAATCATTGGTAGGGCGATGGACAGGTGAATCAAGATTATAATACAAGTCAGTTATCACATCTTAGGCTCCAATGTGAAAATTGCCATTGCATCTAACGAACAACAGATATGAAGAAAAGTAAAAAAATAAGCATCACTAGTACTGGACATGTGCGATAGTATTTAGTTCTGTCATGCTACATGCAAAATTGTCAAAACTAAATAAAGTCCATCTGAAAGGATACTGATGAGAAGGTTACAGGTCAAGAAATTATTGACATATGCTAGTCAAATGCAATAACCTAAGAAATAAAGTCAAAAGCCAGTTCATGGTAACTTTCCAAATCAGAGCGAAATCAGATATTTTAAAGAGCACCGGAGAACTGATATATCCAAGTGCTACTAGTTGTGGAAGTAGATACTCCAAAAAGAGAGGGGGAAATGACGTATACCTTTTTGCTTGTTTCTTGCAGCTCTCCAGCAAGAATAAATTCATCTAATATCAGATAAACCTTCAAGATAAAGAGAACAGAAATAAGAATTCGTAGATTCTGAACTTAAATTGCTAAAATTATAAAAACCAACGTTTATAAAGCTACATTGTATGTTCAGTGTTTAGTCAGCTGATTTCTGACAGATGTTTTCTTGGCATTTGAATGAAGCTATATGACCATGTGAAACTATCACTTGCAATGCTAAGTAGTGAAACAAGAAAGGCTACATATGTATTGTTTTGATCATGGAAAACAGTGAAGCAGAAAGAGTATAAACAAGTCCACTGGTTAGTCCAATGGGGTGTTTCATTTAATACACATAAAGGGATCATCAGCATCAACGATCATAACTGTGCCACAAACAAAGAATTTTACAGGGTAAACTAGAAAAAGAAAGATCTGTTACCTTGTGAAAATTAAACACCAAATCAAGCTCACAAACATTGCTAAAGAAATGGTCCAATATCTCGACAAACAAGTGAATACATTCCAAGTATGCCAACTCGTTGTCAGTTATGTCCACACAAATTGAAAAAAACAGCCCTGCATATCTTCTGTAGATAACTTTGTGCGTGCGAAACTGCATAAGAAAAATTCCAGATTAGCTGGAGAAAATGAAGTACTAGAAAATTCAGGACCTACATGGATCGGTAAAGGTACAGCAAATACTTTAATCGGAAATTGATTTATACTTTCCATTTAACATCTATCCACAAGGTAGTATAAAACTAGTCATGTTACTGGGGGATTAAAAACCAAACCTGCTACATGAACAAACGATTTTAACCAACAGGCTCATAGTTACAAAATGGAGATTTCAAAGCCAACTCTGCTACATGAACAAACAATTTGGACCAACAGACTCATAGGTACACAATCTATGCCAGTCATTAATAATTCTACTGTTTATATCCAAACATGAGCTTCACATTGGACTGAATATGGCCTGGACTGCGTTTTGTTTGCAAAATATTGAATCCAGTGACAAATCTTCCAACCAGCAATGAAAAGGATTTATATGTTTTTGCACATGACTTGAATTTATTTTTCAATCTTTTAAATCAGACAGAAGGATAGGCTCCATTTACTCTCCCTCCCGTCCTCCCTCATATTAATATGAAAAATTCTGAAAAGAATTGAAAGTAATTTCACAAGTATATCCCTGTATATACAGCTTGTATTGACGAAGATCTAGTTCTAGTTGCTTCATTGACATTCAACAATACAATGGTCACTAGCAATAAGACTAGTGGTGAGTCTCAGAGATTAATCCGGACTATCCCAAGTCACATGGTGAACCAACAGAATAATAGTACGTTATGTTAGATAACCAGACATATATATCCACAAATCAATCTACTAGGTGACAGCCTTAACAGAATTTCCACCAAGAAATCGAAACGCCGATAAAAAAGAACCTATTCATACGGCATATGTCATGCATTCACTCACAAAGGTCACATATTCACTCAGATAGTGTCGACATTACAAGTCTTTAATTCTTGATCAACAGACCACATCATCTGCTCAGTTGTTACTGTCATCAATGGAAATGAACTCTCATTTATCCCTAAACTCGCATTTGGTCCACCTCCCACATGCCACG
Above is a genomic segment from Panicum hallii strain FIL2 chromosome 8, PHallii_v3.1, whole genome shotgun sequence containing:
- the LOC112901930 gene encoding AP-2 complex subunit sigma-like, coding for MIRFILLQNRQGKTRLAKYYVPLEDSEKHKVEYEVHRLVVNRDPKFTNFVEFRTHKVIYRRYAGLFFSICVDITDNELAYLECIHLFVEILDHFFSNVCELDLVFNFHKVYLILDEFILAGELQETSKKAIIERMGELEKLD